A stretch of DNA from Candidatus Eisenbacteria bacterium:
CTGGCGATCATCGATCTCACGCCCGACGCGAGCCAGCCCATGCGCGATCCGGCGACGGGCTCGTGGCTCGTCTTCAACGGCGAGATCTACAACTTCCGCGAGCTGCGTGCCGAGCTGTCCGACGCGGGCTACCCGTTCCGCTCGCGCGGGGACTCCGAGGTGCTGCTGGCGGTCCTCGTGCGCTTCGGTGCGGCGGCGACGCTCCCCCGGCTCCGGGGCATGTACGCGTTCGCGTTCTACGACGGCCGTACGCGCCGGCTCGTCCTGGGTCGCGATCCCTTCGGCATCAAGCCGCTCCTCTATGCCCGCGTCGGCGGTGCGTTCGTGTTCGCGTCGGAGCTGCGTGCCGTCCGCGCGGCGGGCTTGGGTCCGCTCTCGCTCGACCGCGAGGCGCTGGGTGCGTACCTCGCCTTCGGCGCCGTGCCCGAGCCGCACACGATCGCGCGCGAGGTCCGCATGCTGCCGCCCGGGCACGTGCTCGAGGTCGACGCACACGGGGCGCAGAGCGACCCGCGTCCCGTCCACGTGATCGAGAGCCTCCTCGGCGAGCCCGAGCGCGGCGACGTCGGGTGGGAGGACGCGGTCGTCGACGTCGAGCGCGTGCTCACGCGGACCGTCGAATCGCACCTCGTGAGCGACGTGCCGGTGGGCGTGCTGCTCTCGGGCGGGATCGACTCGACGCTCGTGGCGAGCGTCGCGGCCCGCTACGTGGAGCCGCACTTCCTCACGGTCGGCTTCGACGACCCGCGCTTCTCGGAGGTCGCGACCGCGCGCGCCACCGCCCTGCGTCTCGGCGGCCGGCACCACGTGGTCTCGCTCTCGCCGGGCGACGTGCTCGGCGTCCTGCCCGCGGCGCTCGCGGCGATGGACCAGCCGACGGCCGACGGCGTCAACACCTTCGTGATCGCGCGCGCGGCCGCCGAGCGGGGGATCAAGGTGCTGGTCTCCGGCCTCGGGGGCGACGAGGTGTTCGGCGGCTACACGACGTTCCGGAAGGCTCCGTTCCTCGCCGCCCACGCGCGCTGGCTGGCGCCGCTGGCGCGCGGGCTCGCGGTCGCCGGCGCCGGCAACGTCGCGCAGTGGCGCAAGATCGCCGCGGCGAGCGCCGTGCGCGACCTGGTCCCGGCCTATCTCCTCCAGCGTGCGCTCGGCTGCGAGCCGGCGCCGGAAGCCGTGCTGCCCGCGGGGGTGCGCGTCGGTCTCGCGCCGCCGCCGTCGGCTTCGGATTACCGCCGCGTGTCGTACCTGGAGCTCGTCTTCTACCTCCGCAACCAGCTCCTGCACGACGCCGACGTCTTCAGCTCGGCGAGCTCGGTCGAGCTGCGCGTTCCCTTCCTCGATGTCGACGTGCTGCGCCAGGCATGGACGCTGCCGGCGGCGTGGCACCTGGGTCGTGTCGGCAGGCGCAAGCGGATGCTCAGGGCCGTGCTCCGACGGCTCGAGCCCGCGCATCCCGTGGGTCGGGCGAAGATGGGCTTCGCCTTTCCGTGGGACGCGTGGCTCCGCGGTCCGCTCGCCCCGCACGTAGCGACGACGCTCGCCGACCGCGACGCGCACGACGCCCTCGGCATCGACGTCGCCGAGAGCGTGCGCCTGCTGGCGGCGTTCCGCCGGCGCGACGCGCGCTTCGGCTGGGCGCAGGTCTGGTCGCGCTTCGTCCTCGTCGAATGGTACCGCCGCGCGGGTCTCGCGGCGCCGGCCGGCGCGGTCGCAGCACCGTCGCGAGCGACGGCATGACGCGCACGGAGGAGGCGCCGTGAGGCGCCGACGCCCATCGGAGCGCGGCCGCGAAGCGGTCGCGCGCACGGGGGCAGAAAGCGGGTCGCCGGAGGCGACCCGCCTTCATATAGTCGTTCTCACGACGCTGGCCGAGCTCGGGGGCGCGGAGCGCAGCCTGCTGGAGCTCGTCCGCCGCCTCACGCCCGAGCTGCGCTTCACGCTCGTCCTGCCCGAGGACGGGCCGCTCGCGAGCGTCGCGTGCGAAGCGGGCGCGTCGGTCGAGCTGGTCCGGTGGCCGCGCGTCCTGTCGGGGTTGGGCGAGCGGGCGCGGCGCCGCATCGGTCCGGTCGCGCTCGTGCGCGCGGCCGCGTCCGCGCCCGGCGTCCTCGCCGCGCTCGGCCGGACGATCCGGCGTCTCGAGCCCGACGCCGTCGTCACCAACGGCATCAAGGCCCACGTGCTGGGAGCGCTCGTGCGGCGATCGTCCGGCACCCCGCTCGTCTGGTACGCGCGCGAGGGGCTGGAGGATCGGCCGCGCTCGCGTGCCCTGCTGCGTCTCGCGGCCGCGCGCTGCGACGGCGCGATCGCGATCTCCCGCTACGTCGCCAGCGAGTTCCGGCCGCTCGTACCGCCGCGCGCGCCCATCCACGTCGTGCCCAACATCGTCGACCTCGAACGCTTCCGCCCCGGCCTGCGCGCGGCTGCCGATCTCGCGAAGGCGCCGGACGAGATCCGCTTCGGCGTGGTCGGCGCGCTGACGCCACTCAAGGGTCAGGACCTGTTCCTGGACGCCGCCGCACGCGTGGTCCGCGAGGTCCCGCGAGCGCGGTTCGTGATCGTCGGTGGATCGCCGTATCGCACCGAAGCGGGGCTCGGCTTCGAGGCGGCGCTCCTGGAGCAGGCGCGCACGCTCGGGATCGAGCCGCAGGTGTCCTTTCTCGGTGCGCGTGAGGACGTCGCGAGCGTGATGGCCGGCCTCGATGTGCTCGTGCAGCCGAATCGCGGGCCCGAGGGACTCGGGCGCAGCATCCTCGAGGCCATGGCGTCGGCGGTTCCGGTGGTCGTCGTCGATCGCTGGGGGCCGCGCGAGCTCGTGCGCGACGGCGAGACCGGGCTCCTGGTGCCGCCGCTCGACGTCCCCGCGCTCGCCGAGCGTATGGTGACCCTCGCACGCAATCCCGCGCTACGCGCGCGCCTGGGCCGTGCCGGGCGTGCGTGGGTCACGGCCGAGCACGATCCCGACCGTCTCGCTGCGCGCTGTCGGGATGCCCTCGTGGAGATGATCGGGGCAGGGGCGCCTCGCCGCGGCCCGGGCGTTAAAGAAATGGCGCTCTCCGGCCGATAGCCGCTCGGGTCTCCGCGTGACCAGCGAGTGGACATCGGTCAAGACGTTGACGCCCCTGTTGCGTCGCCACCCGGGGCGCGTCGCCGTCATCGTCGCGCTCGGGATCGGCGTGGCGTGCAGCGAAGGCCTCGGGCTCGGGCTCTTCATGCCCCTCGTGCAGGCGCTCGAGACGTCGCAGCCCGACACGATCGTCGGCGGACGGCTGGGCACGCTCGTCATCGCGCCGTTCGCGAGCCTCGGGCCGGACGCTCGCGTGCGCGCCGTGCTGCTCTGCCTCTTCAGTCTCCTCGCGCTGCGAAACGCGATGGTCTTCGCGCACGGCGCGCTCCTGGGCGGGCTGACGAGCCGCCTCGCGCACGAGCTGCGCTGCGACGTGGTGACCCATCTCCTCCGCGCCGAGGAGCAATGGGTGGCCCGGCGCGACACCGGCACGTGGCTCAATCTCCTCGAGAGCCAGACCTGGGAGACGGCCGCCGCCGTCGGGACCCTCGCCGGCATCGCGACCCGCTTCTGCAAAGTCGCCGTGTTCGCGCTGGGGCTCGTCTGGATCTCGTGGCGCATGACGCTCGTCGTGGGTCTCGCGCTCGGAACGACCTCGCTCGCGGTGCGTCTGCTCGCGCGCCGCGTGGACGCGCTCGGACACGCCGAGAAGAGCGCCTGGGAGACGATGGCACAGCGGATGGTGGAGCTCCTGCGCACGCTGCGCACGATCCACGTCTTCGGCCGGGAGCGCCTCGAGGCCGGGCGCTTCGAGGCGTGCTCGGACACCGAGCGCCGGACGTTTCGGCGGTTGCAGGTCCTGCAGGCGATCGTGCCGCCGGCCTCGGAGTTCCTGGTGGCGGCGCTCATGCTCGCCGTCGTCTGGTCGGCGCTCGCCGCTCCCGGCCAGCTCCCGGCGGTCCTGACGTTTCTCGCCATCCTCTATCGCCTCCATCCGCAGATGCAGCAGCTCGACAGCGGCCGGGTGAGTCTCGCCGCGGCGCTCGCGCCGGCGTCGGCCGTGATGCAGCTCGTCGCCTCGCGGGAGGGCGCGATCGTCCGATCGGGAACACGACGCTTCGAGCGCCTCGCGACGGGCATCGCGCTCGAGGACGTGGTCCTCGCCTACGACGACGGGACGCGCGCGCTCGACGGCGTGCGCCTGCACATCCCCGCCCGCGCGACGACGGCCATCGTCGGACCGTCGGGGGCGGGCAAGTCGACGCTCGTCCGGCTGCTCCTGCGGCTCGTCGAGCCGACCGCGGGGCGGATCGCCGTCGACGGCGTGCCGTTGCCCGATCTCGACCTCGGGACCTGGCGGGCCCGCATCGCGCTCGTCGGGCAGGACATCCCGCTTCTCGATGCGAGCGTCGCCGACAACATCGCGTACGGGTGCGATCGCATCGTGGGGCAGGACGATCTCCGCGCCGCCGCCCGGCACGCCGCCGCGGACGCGTTCATCCAGGCGCTGCCCGAAGGGTACGCGACCCGGGTCGGCGACGACGGCGTGCGACTCTCCGGCGGCGAGCGCCAGCGGGTCGCGCTCGCGCGTGCCTTCCTGCGCGATCCGGACATCCTCATCCTCGACGAAGCGACGAGCGCCGTCGACGCGATCTCCGCCGACGCGATCCGCCGCGCCGTGGCCGAGCTCGGGCGCGGGCGCACCGTCATCGTCGTGACGCACCGTCCGGCGACGATAGAGACCGCGGCGCACGTCGTGCTGCTCGACGCGGGTCGCGTCGTGGACGAGGGCCCGGCGTCCCAGCTCCTCGGCCGCGGGGGGCTCTTCGCGCGGCTCCATGCACTCGATGGGCCGCGGACGGCCGGAGGTGCCGCGCGATGAGACGCGAGCCGCTCGTCACCTCGATCATCATCTTCCTCGACGCGGAGCGCTTCATCGACGAGGCGATCGCGAGCGTCTTCGCACAGACGTGGCGCAACTGGGAGCTCCTGCTGGTCGACGACGGCTCGACCGACCGCAGCACGGCGATCGCGCGCCGATGGGCCGAGCGCCATCCCGATCGCGTTCGCTACTACGAGCATCCCGGTCACGCGAACCTCGGCATGAGCGCGTCGCGCAATCTCGGGGTCGGCCACGCGCGCGGCGACTACGTGGCGTTTCTCGACGCCGACGACGTGTGGCTGCCGCACAAGCTCGCGATGCAGGTGGGCATCCTCGAGCTGCACCCCGACGTCGCGATGGCCTACGGGCCGGCCGAGTATTGGTACGGATGGACGGGGAACGCCGACGATGCGCGCCGCGACCACTACGGCGAGCTCGGCGTGGCGCCCGACACGATCGTCGAGCCGCCGCACCTGCTGACGCTCGCGCTCGAGCAGGAGGGCGGG
This window harbors:
- a CDS encoding ABC transporter ATP-binding protein, translated to MTSEWTSVKTLTPLLRRHPGRVAVIVALGIGVACSEGLGLGLFMPLVQALETSQPDTIVGGRLGTLVIAPFASLGPDARVRAVLLCLFSLLALRNAMVFAHGALLGGLTSRLAHELRCDVVTHLLRAEEQWVARRDTGTWLNLLESQTWETAAAVGTLAGIATRFCKVAVFALGLVWISWRMTLVVGLALGTTSLAVRLLARRVDALGHAEKSAWETMAQRMVELLRTLRTIHVFGRERLEAGRFEACSDTERRTFRRLQVLQAIVPPASEFLVAALMLAVVWSALAAPGQLPAVLTFLAILYRLHPQMQQLDSGRVSLAAALAPASAVMQLVASREGAIVRSGTRRFERLATGIALEDVVLAYDDGTRALDGVRLHIPARATTAIVGPSGAGKSTLVRLLLRLVEPTAGRIAVDGVPLPDLDLGTWRARIALVGQDIPLLDASVADNIAYGCDRIVGQDDLRAAARHAAADAFIQALPEGYATRVGDDGVRLSGGERQRVALARAFLRDPDILILDEATSAVDAISADAIRRAVAELGRGRTVIVVTHRPATIETAAHVVLLDAGRVVDEGPASQLLGRGGLFARLHALDGPRTAGGAAR
- a CDS encoding glycosyltransferase family 4 protein, which codes for MRRRRPSERGREAVARTGAESGSPEATRLHIVVLTTLAELGGAERSLLELVRRLTPELRFTLVLPEDGPLASVACEAGASVELVRWPRVLSGLGERARRRIGPVALVRAAASAPGVLAALGRTIRRLEPDAVVTNGIKAHVLGALVRRSSGTPLVWYAREGLEDRPRSRALLRLAAARCDGAIAISRYVASEFRPLVPPRAPIHVVPNIVDLERFRPGLRAAADLAKAPDEIRFGVVGALTPLKGQDLFLDAAARVVREVPRARFVIVGGSPYRTEAGLGFEAALLEQARTLGIEPQVSFLGAREDVASVMAGLDVLVQPNRGPEGLGRSILEAMASAVPVVVVDRWGPRELVRDGETGLLVPPLDVPALAERMVTLARNPALRARLGRAGRAWVTAEHDPDRLAARCRDALVEMIGAGAPRRGPGVKEMALSGR
- the asnB gene encoding asparagine synthase (glutamine-hydrolyzing), translated to MCGIAGIWGDGESRLLETAVGRMVAAQQHRGPDEACTVAVPTGPRSLVLGFDRLAIIDLTPDASQPMRDPATGSWLVFNGEIYNFRELRAELSDAGYPFRSRGDSEVLLAVLVRFGAAATLPRLRGMYAFAFYDGRTRRLVLGRDPFGIKPLLYARVGGAFVFASELRAVRAAGLGPLSLDREALGAYLAFGAVPEPHTIAREVRMLPPGHVLEVDAHGAQSDPRPVHVIESLLGEPERGDVGWEDAVVDVERVLTRTVESHLVSDVPVGVLLSGGIDSTLVASVAARYVEPHFLTVGFDDPRFSEVATARATALRLGGRHHVVSLSPGDVLGVLPAALAAMDQPTADGVNTFVIARAAAERGIKVLVSGLGGDEVFGGYTTFRKAPFLAAHARWLAPLARGLAVAGAGNVAQWRKIAAASAVRDLVPAYLLQRALGCEPAPEAVLPAGVRVGLAPPPSASDYRRVSYLELVFYLRNQLLHDADVFSSASSVELRVPFLDVDVLRQAWTLPAAWHLGRVGRRKRMLRAVLRRLEPAHPVGRAKMGFAFPWDAWLRGPLAPHVATTLADRDAHDALGIDVAESVRLLAAFRRRDARFGWAQVWSRFVLVEWYRRAGLAAPAGAVAAPSRATA